A single Candidatus Dojkabacteria bacterium DNA region contains:
- a CDS encoding virulence RhuM family protein, with the protein MKNTLSIKQELNEFLLYTAPDGEIKVEVFFANENIWLTQKRMADLFGVDVRTINEHLKNIYLSGELQRDSTIRKFRIVQNEGMRKVSRRIEFYNLDAIISVGYRVNSSQATRFRIWATERLKEYIIKGFAMDDDRLSNGRYFGKDYFKELLERIRSIRSSERRIYLQITDIFQECSIDYNPNSRITKDFFATIQNKFHYAITGQTAAEIIHSNADKKKPYMGLTTWKDSPKGRILKSDIVVAKNYLSEKEIRKLERAVSGFFDYIENVIESKKTLTMVQFAKSVDKFLEFNEYKILDGKGSISMNIAQNKAISEYIKFNKTQKIESDFEKQLIKKLQDDLKTKIKSSKD; encoded by the coding sequence ATGAAGAATACTCTTTCAATAAAACAAGAACTAAATGAATTCCTGTTATATACGGCACCAGATGGAGAAATCAAGGTGGAGGTATTTTTTGCGAATGAGAACATATGGCTAACTCAAAAGAGAATGGCAGATCTATTCGGTGTTGACGTTAGAACAATTAACGAACATTTAAAAAACATATATTTAAGCGGAGAATTACAACGAGATTCAACCATCCGGAAATTCCGGATAGTTCAAAACGAGGGAATGCGCAAAGTTTCCAGAAGAATCGAGTTTTATAACCTCGATGCAATAATTTCGGTCGGTTATAGGGTTAACTCTTCACAAGCAACAAGATTTAGAATTTGGGCAACAGAACGACTAAAAGAGTACATAATCAAAGGATTTGCAATGGACGATGATAGGTTGAGTAATGGCAGGTACTTCGGCAAGGATTATTTTAAAGAACTCTTAGAGCGTATCCGATCAATTCGATCAAGCGAACGTAGAATATATCTTCAAATCACAGACATTTTCCAGGAGTGCAGTATTGATTACAATCCAAACTCACGTATCACAAAGGACTTTTTTGCAACGATTCAAAACAAATTTCATTATGCTATAACCGGACAAACCGCAGCAGAGATTATTCATTCTAACGCCGATAAAAAGAAACCATACATGGGCTTAACTACTTGGAAAGATTCACCCAAAGGACGTATTTTAAAATCCGATATAGTGGTTGCCAAGAACTATTTGTCAGAAAAAGAGATAAGAAAACTTGAGCGAGCTGTTTCCGGCTTCTTCGACTATATTGAAAACGTAATTGAGAGCAAGAAAACGTTGACAATGGTACAATTTGCTAAGAGTGTTGATAAGTTTCTTGAGTTTAATGAGTACAAGATTTTAGATGGGAAGGGCTCGATTTCAATGAATATCGCTCAAAATAAAGCAATTTCTGAATATATTAAATTTAATAAAACACAAAAAATTGAAAGCGACTTTGAAAAGCAACTAATAAAGAAACTACAAGATGACCTAAAGACAAAAATTAAGTCGTCCAAAGATTAA